The window TCTTGATCCCAAAGGCTGCTGAGCTAAGGCTTCAAGCTGCCATGagtaagcaggttaggaaaatacatggatggatgaattaattgcCACTGTGATATTCTATGCTGttctgggcaaaaaaaaaaaaaagccaactgAATCAACATACTGATTAATAAGGCAGGCTGATTCAGTTAATGCGACACACTAACAACCTGCTAGAGGCTGTAACAGAGAAGAGTATGAACAAAGACGCAATGGCCAttttgaacaattctgcacatcctctttaTAACACACTATTATTAAATGCCTTCAACCAGGAAATCATTAAGAATTTTGTCAAGAAACACTAGTGGGGCTTCTTCTTATCTGTAACAGTCCATATTTTGATTGCATCATTGTGACTCCTCTTTTATCTTTAGACAACTTATAAGATGTCTTCTTTTTATGTAATTCATGTGTGTCTGGGAGAGgttgttatctatctatttaagcaCCATGCTTGAAATATGGCTATGTACCAGATAAACTCAGTTTTCATAGACAATCAAGAAATTTACACCTACAATGGCTGCCCCAGGACTGCATGAAGAAAGATAGGACTGCAGAATTGTCtttcatacatacatatttaaaaaaacaacttaaatctCATTCTTGCCCAAAGATATATTTGATATCAGTTTTTCCAAATAAACTGACCAAAACAATGTTGTGTGGCAACATTGCACCTTAGATAATCATTATATGGTATCTGGTgtatattcatatactgtatgtcagagtCCAATGAAGGGTTAGCGTTAATTCGCAACCAATTTTTCTGAGCACCTATATTTTTAATACTTAAATCATTTTAAGTGTTTATCCAGGTGAGGCGCACATAAGCAGCGCGCAGTGTATTATTGACACCTTGGTATGCCAGCTAATCGACAAGCATTATTTCGAGCCAGGTTACGGACACACAAAAATGGAGGAAATGTTACCGAGAAATTGCGACAAAAAAAGAGGAAACGTAAGCACAAAATGTTTCACGGAACATACCTTTTAGATAAAATACCAAGATATTAAGCCTATGAAAAAGCAGTCGTTCAAATCGGGAGGAATATCTCAATGGATAAAGGCTCCAATGTGAAAGGATTggtggctctgaaaagagccgtTGGTGTTAATGAACGTATCGCCGTAGCTTACTTGTTCTTAGCTGGTTTCTCGGCCTTCTTCGGCAGAAGCACAGCCTGAATGTTAGGCAGCACACCACCCTGTGCGATGGTCACACCACCCAGCAACTTATTGAGCTCTTCATCATTACGCACTGCTAATTGCAAGTGGCGAGGAATGATTCTGGTTTTCTTGTTGTCGCGGGCAGCATTTCCGGCCAACTCGAGAATTTCAGCGGTCAGGTACTCGAGCACGGCAGCCAAGTAAACAGGAGCACCAGCGCCAACACGTTGGGCATAATTGCCTTTCCTCAAGAGCCTGTGAACACGGCCAACTGGGAACTGTAAACCAGCTCGGGAAGACCGAGTCTTAGCCTTGGCACGTGTCTTACCACCAGTCTTTCCTCTTCcagacatattaaaaaaattatcttcAGCTCTCTTCTTTAAAATGATCCAAGACGTTAGCGTTGCGCGTTTATATAGGCGTCCTTTAGGCGCGACGAGCTGAACTAACTGCCTgttgatttgtttgtgtttttacgTCACTCAGATAGCAGCGAATCCGAAGCACTTAGCGCCCATCTGCACAACGCCTCAAATTCAAATCTACAGCTCAGAAAAAATGTACATCGtacttgtttttgtttatgaCTGTCTGTGTGTGCATTAACATTTCTGTGCATTTAAACAGTGTGCCTCTCTTCCTGAATTCCCTTTTCTCTTACGAATTCTTCATTTTTATACGATATCTCTACACTATGAGAATGATATCTCTTGCGATTATGTGCAAGTTACTTTGTATTGTCTCTTTGCGAACTGATACTGATTGCAACTGCGCGGTCATCGGTCTGAGGACATCGTATTGTAttacagaaaaaacaagacaatGAAATGCACtttcagaaacagaaaacataatGCAAAAGTGCACGCCGGAATTTTCTCCTATTCGGTAATGCAACGGTTGTTCCTGAAAGGAGGGAAACAGCTGCGTGCCTGTCATTGGTGTCTACGTGTATCCCTGTGGCGCGTCCAATTTGCATGTCTCGCCATAAAGAGAGACACCCAGGGAGTTGCGCCATTAAACTGCCCGTATTTTGAGTCACAATACCTGAGCCGAAAGCAGTGCCTGCCCCGACGAAGAGCTCCAAGAAAGCCGTTTCTAAGAGCCAGGCGAAGGGTGGGAAAAAGCGTAGAAAGTCCAGGAAGGAAAGTTACTTCATCTACGTGTACAAGGTGTTGAAACAAGTTCACCCCGACACTGGCATCCCCTCTAAGGCGATGAGAATTATGAATTCATTCGTAAATGATATCTTTGAGCGAATCACCGATGAGTCCTCTCGCCTTGCGCACTACAACAAGCGCTCAACCATTTCTTCCCGGGAAATTCAAACTGCCGGGCGAGCTTGCAAAGCATGCCGTGTCCGAGGGCACCAAGGCAGTTACCAAGTATACCAGCTCGAAATAAAAAGCATGACTTCAAAACCAACGGCTCTTTTCAGAGCAACTTGCCTCATCTAAAAAGAGCTCCGTTTACCTAACGTGCTGTGTGTGGATGGCTTTTTTCCCCCATATACATTTGTGCCCTGCCCCTCGCATTATTGGGTCCTTAAGTGCCTCTCCTAATCACTCTTTAATCTCTTCCCTAACGTACAGGCGGCCCTGGTCTCACTGTACATGTTTTAGTCTCACTAGTTCAACAGTTGCATAAAGTATTAATACATGGCAATTGCGGACTCAAAGGTTTGCTTTAATAGACATGTCGGCCATCCTTTCTGCCCCGCCCGATGGTTGCAAAGACGCATTAAAGGTTTGTTTCGTGCAAAAGCACAACGCATTCACGTATTGTTCCTTTGTAAGCCACTTTGTACCGTTTTGTATTcaaaatacaatgcaagaaaagcTCTCACAGTAAAAATGTGGGCGGCTCTGAAAAGAGCCTTTGTGGTATTTAATTTACAACGTCTCAATTGTCGCTTAACCTCCAAAACCATACAGAGTGCGACCCTGTCTCTTCAAAGCATACACTACATCCATGGCAGTTACAGTCTTTCTCTTGGCGTGCTCTGTGTAAGTGACGGCATCCCGGATAACATTTTCCAGAAACACTTTAAGCACACCGCGAGTCTCTTCATAGATCAAACCAGAAATTCGCTTAACACCACCACGTCGGGCTAGACGACGGATAGCAGGCTTTGTAATGCCTTGGATGTTGTCACGGAGCACTTTACGATGACGCTTTGCACCACCCTTACCGAGTCCTTTCCCTCCTTTGCCTCTTCCAGACATCCTCAAGTTATTTTTACAATTAAGTAACTGTTTCTTTCATGAGCAGTCCATCGCCTGATAAGAGCACTAAGACGACCTGCTCGAAAACAGCAAAGCAAACGTCTGCGCGGGCTTTTCGCAAACCGAGTTTTGAATTCGCTTATCAACTTCCGTGCTCAAGTCCCTTGTACGAAGAAACCAATCCGTCACGGGTATTTTTACATCAACGGGCCTTCTGGAAGCTACtaaataatttattcattcacACTTTTTTGAATAGTACCTGTTTTTTCGTCATCTCCTTCCTTACAATTTCATCTGTTCGTGTAAACAGTACGTTCGGATTGATTTAAACTGTGCACTTTTGTAATGTCCGTTTGTTTTCAATGACAAAAATACCCTCTTGCCCTTTAAAATTACGAAAATGAAGGTTTTTTGATTATACAAACAAGTCTCGCTTTTATTATCAttacttaattttttaatgtCCTGATCATAGTTTTAGAAAGGTTAGGTAAATCATGAAAATCAGAGACAATAATATATTGTTTATCTAATGCCTGATGTCAAAGACTATTGGGACTAATGTCCTGAGATacaattttgcaaaatttttctGTTCTATGAAAGTTTATATTTTACCTGCATTGATTTGTAGATGTAAATGGATATGGAACATATGCTGCTCATCACTTTTTGAGTAAGTGAGTGACAATTTAAAATATGCCAGCtgcttatatactcagcaaaaaaagaaacgtcctctgactttcaactgtttttactttcagtaaacttaatgtgtaaatatttgtatgaacactaaaagagtcaacaccataagacataaactaaaaatgtttcacaatgtgtccctgaatgaagggaggctcaaaatcaaaagtaccagtcagtatgtggtgtggccaccagctgcttgaagtactgcagtgcatctcctcctcatggactggaccagaagtgcgagatgttaccccactcttccaccaaggcacctgcaagttcctggacatttctggggggaatggccctagccctcaccctgcgatccaacaggtcccagacgtgctcaatgggattgagatccgggctcttccactgcgaggatgatcagctgtccttcctgtctccctgtagcactgtcttaggcgtctcacagtgcggacatggcaatttattgccctagccacatcagcagtcctcatgcctccctgcagcatgcctaatgcacgttcacgcagatgagcagggaccctgggcatctttctttgggtgtttttcacagtcggtagacaagtctctttagtgtcctgcgtttttagaactgtgaccttaaatgcctactttctgtaagctgttaaggtcttaacgaccattccacaggtgtatgttaattaattgattatggttaattgaacatgcatggaaaacattgtttaaaccctttacaatgaagatctgtaaagttatttggatttttaaaacattattgttgaaatacacagtcctggaaaaaggaacgtttctttttttgctgagaatatgtgtatgtgtgagtaaattcagtggcgtagctggggggTGGAGGGGGCGGTCcaccccgggcggcacatttttgggggcgcattattggccacaagacttagtacaatttgtgtgtaagcagcagggttcggaaaagtatcactcatgtatgaaaaaaagtcaaattctctgattttttaaccacaaatgcttgaaaattaatgttcagactgtccttctgcatcagacacagcagttgaaatgtatgaggcaatgacaaaaaaaaacataaacattacaccgataataatttctaggaagataaacaactaatttacaatttataatttctttattaatccgaatgcgttcttgctctgcgcagaaaacatccccacctatcgcttgtaccctactttggttgtggttttcgtagcgtaattatattaaactaataattagaacacggcttatcagtgcgtctatacaaTATTCTtatctagttgatgcttataaatgtatataaaatgtttctctatacgtcattttaattttctttttaaatagtttaacaacatattcagatatgttggagggcggcaaattgaagcaccgccccaccCCGCCCCGagtggcacgaactcgagctacgccactgagtAAATTACAATTAAGAGAGATAATTCAGTAAACTACTTGCTGCATACTAATAAATATTTAGCAATGCACTGGAGAGATCATGTCTACTGATCAGCATCAAATAAAGTTTAAGCACAGTATTCCAATTGGCACAGTTCTAATTGCTAGAAGCTTCTGTGACGTTGACACTGGGTGTCAATGAAACTCCTTTGGATTTGGATTTTAAACCCCAAGACTcttcttcccatgggctcaccacctatgggaggggccaaggaggtcgggtgcagtgtgagttgggtggtggccggaggcggggatcctcggctacagaaactggctcttgggacgtggaatgtcacctctctgaaggagaatgagcctgagctagtgcgcgaggttgagaggttccggctagatatagtcggactcacctcgacgcacagcttggactctggaaccaatctccttgagaggggctggactctctaccactctggagttgccccgtgagcgccgagcaggtgtgggcatacttattgccccccgacttggagcctgtgcattggggtttaccccggtggacaagagggtggcATTCCTcaaccttcgggtggggggaagggtcctgactgttgtttgtgcgtatcgccaacagcagtttggagtatccaccct is drawn from Polypterus senegalus isolate Bchr_013 chromosome 15, ASM1683550v1, whole genome shotgun sequence and contains these coding sequences:
- the LOC120515822 gene encoding histone H2A-like, whose amino-acid sequence is MSGRGKTGGKTRAKAKTRSSRAGLQFPVGRVHRLLRKGNYAQRVGAGAPVYLAAVLEYLTAEILELAGNAARDNKKTRIIPRHLQLAVRNDEELNKLLGGVTIAQGGVLPNIQAVLLPKKAEKPAKNK
- the LOC120515831 gene encoding histone H4, whose amino-acid sequence is MSGRGKGGKGLGKGGAKRHRKVLRDNIQGITKPAIRRLARRGGVKRISGLIYEETRGVLKVFLENVIRDAVTYTEHAKRKTVTAMDVVYALKRQGRTLYGFGG